Proteins encoded within one genomic window of Gallus gallus isolate bGalGal1 chromosome 1, bGalGal1.mat.broiler.GRCg7b, whole genome shotgun sequence:
- the SPG20 gene encoding spartin isoform X6 — protein MPVLFFSLNQRYQTYWQQCAAMEQLRDPVVQEHANIKAINEEYTKAFIFINKGLQADELGQKGEARNYYKQGLDHLLQGLSIPSQDPACVGPQWESARQMQQKMKETLQNVRTRLDILEQNTPPVGASPAAMDAPAGVSKLYPPIPSTEKPERPPPPNALFVPSQPPAADGSFAAASQGQLPSMSPSSAKPLCLPNEAPPAYTPQATNGHFTVSYGTDSGEFSSVSEDYYRKCTQPPPLQNLGVDADELILIPQGVQIFFVTPDGQVSAPSYPGYLRIVKFLDTESEMAQNRPPAFLQVCDWLYPLMCNQSPVLCCNTGVYMFPDMMSQIPGSYVGVVLSSELPAADRELFEDLLKQMSDLRLQPPEASSDAINLPQTVHIQPHPEEEENQKELPEWSEKVARGILSGASWVSWGLVKGAEFTGKAIHKGASKLREHIQPEEKPLEVNPTVAKGLHVAKQATGGAVKVSQFLVEGVCSIASCVGKELAPHVKKHGSKLVPESLKKDKDGKSALDGALVVAASGVQGFSTVWQGLESAAKCIAKSVSTETVKTVKHKYKNRKYGDEQATTTK, from the exons TGTGCAGCAATGGAACAACTGCGGGATCCAGTTGTGCAAGAACATGCAAATATTAAAGCTATTAATGAGGAGTACACAAAAGCCTTTATTTTTATCAATAAAGGACTACAAGCAGATGAACTGGGTCAGAAGGGAGAGGCAAGGAATTACTACAAGCAAGGACTTGACCACTTGCTCCAAGGACTTAGCATTCCATCACAGGATCCTGCATGTGTGGGACCCCAATGGGAGTCTGCCAGGCAAATGCAGCAGAAGATGAAGGAGACCCTCCAAAATGTGCGCACTCGACTTGATATTCTAGAACAAAACACTCCACCTGTAGGAGCAAGCCCTGCTGCAATGGATGCCCCTGCTGGAGTGTCCAAGTTGTACCCACCCATTCCTTCCACAGAAAAGCCAGAAAGGCCCCCCCCACCTAATGCTCTGTTTGTACCAAGTCAGCCACCTGCAGCAGATGGAAGTTTTGCAGCTGCAAGCCAGGGGCAGCTTCCATCTATGAGCCCATCATCTGCAAAACCTCTGTGTCTGCCAAACGAAGCACCTCCTGCCTATACTCCTCAAGCTACCAATGGCCATTTTACTGTGTCTTATGGCACAGACTCAGGGGAGTTTTCTTCTGTCAGTGAGGACTACTACAGAAAGTGTACTCAGCCACCTCCCCTTCAAAACCTGGGAGTGGATGCAGATGAGCTGATCTTGATTCCCCAAGGTGTACAGATATTCTTTGTGACTCCTGATGGGCAGGTCAGTGCTCCTTCATATCCTGGATATCTCCGCATTGTGAAGTTCTTGGATACAGAGAGTGAGATGGCCCAGAATCGTCCACCTGCATTTCTTCAG GTTTGTGACTGGTTGTATCCTCTGATGTGCAACCAGTCTCCTGTTCTGTGCTGCAACACAGGAGTCTACATGTTCCCTGACATGATGTCCCAGATACCGGGATCCTATGTGGGAGTAGTGCTGTCTTCAGAACTTccagcagctgacagagagctCTTTGAGGATCTGTTAAAGCAGATGTCTGACCTTCGACTCCAG CCTCCAGAAGCGTCCAGTGATGCGATTAATTTGCCTCAGACTGTACATATCCAACCACATcctgaagaagaggaaaatcagaAAGAGTTGCCAGAATGGAGTGAGAAAGTTGCCCGTGGAATCTTGTCAG GTGCATCTTGGGTAAGCTGGGGCCTCGTAAAAGGAGCAGAATTTACTGGGAAAGCTATTCACAAAGGAGCTTCTAAACTGCGAGAACACATTCAGCCAGAAGAAAAACCTCTGGAAGTCAACCCAACTGTAGCAAAGGGCCTTCATGTAGCGAAACAGGCTACTGGAGGAGCTGTGAAAGTCAGCCAGTTCTTAG TTGAGGGAGTATGTTCAATAGCAAGCTGTGTTGGAAAGGAGCTGGCTCCTCATGTGAAGAAGCATGGCAGCAAATTAGTTCCAGAATCCCTTAAGAAAGACAAAGATGGCAAATCTGCTCTTGATGGTGCCCTGGTGGTAGCAGCAAGTGGAGTTCAAG GGTTTTCAACAGTGTGGCAAGGTTTAGAAAGTGCAGCTAAGTGCATTGCTAAAAGTGTTTCAACTGAGACTGTAAAAACTGTGAAACACAA atataaaaataggaaatacGGAGATGAGCAGGCAACAACCACTAAGTGA
- the SPG20 gene encoding spartin isoform X1: protein MPVLFFSLNQRYQTYWQQCAAMEQLRDPVVQEHANIKAINEEYTKAFIFINKGLQADELGQKGEARNYYKQGLDHLLQGLSIPSQDPACVGPQWESARQMQQKMKETLQNVRTRLDILEQNTPPVGASPAAMDAPAGVSKLYPPIPSTEKPERPPPPNALFVPSQPPAADGSFAAASQGQLPSMSPSSAKPLCLPNEAPPAYTPQATNGHFTVSYGTDSGEFSSVSEDYYRKCTQPPPLQNLGVDADELILIPQGVQIFFVTPDGQVSAPSYPGYLRIVKFLDTESEMAQNRPPAFLQVCDWLYPLMCNQSPVLCCNTGVYMFPDMMSQIPGSYVGVVLSSELPAADRELFEDLLKQMSDLRLQVPGSYERVGLPSELPATERAHFEDKLKQLSGHKVQPPEASSDAINLPQTVHIQPHPEEEENQKELPEWSEKVARGILSGASWVSWGLVKGAEFTGKAIHKGASKLREHIQPEEKPLEVNPTVAKGLHVAKQATGGAVKVSQFLVEGVCSIASCVGKELAPHVKKHGSKLVPESLKKDKDGKSALDGALVVAASGVQGFSTVWQGLESAAKCIAKSVSTETVKTVKHKYGDDAGRATDNAMSSAINVGVTAFNIDHIGIKAVVKKTAKETGHAVLDEYKVLDKEKKDKK from the exons TGTGCAGCAATGGAACAACTGCGGGATCCAGTTGTGCAAGAACATGCAAATATTAAAGCTATTAATGAGGAGTACACAAAAGCCTTTATTTTTATCAATAAAGGACTACAAGCAGATGAACTGGGTCAGAAGGGAGAGGCAAGGAATTACTACAAGCAAGGACTTGACCACTTGCTCCAAGGACTTAGCATTCCATCACAGGATCCTGCATGTGTGGGACCCCAATGGGAGTCTGCCAGGCAAATGCAGCAGAAGATGAAGGAGACCCTCCAAAATGTGCGCACTCGACTTGATATTCTAGAACAAAACACTCCACCTGTAGGAGCAAGCCCTGCTGCAATGGATGCCCCTGCTGGAGTGTCCAAGTTGTACCCACCCATTCCTTCCACAGAAAAGCCAGAAAGGCCCCCCCCACCTAATGCTCTGTTTGTACCAAGTCAGCCACCTGCAGCAGATGGAAGTTTTGCAGCTGCAAGCCAGGGGCAGCTTCCATCTATGAGCCCATCATCTGCAAAACCTCTGTGTCTGCCAAACGAAGCACCTCCTGCCTATACTCCTCAAGCTACCAATGGCCATTTTACTGTGTCTTATGGCACAGACTCAGGGGAGTTTTCTTCTGTCAGTGAGGACTACTACAGAAAGTGTACTCAGCCACCTCCCCTTCAAAACCTGGGAGTGGATGCAGATGAGCTGATCTTGATTCCCCAAGGTGTACAGATATTCTTTGTGACTCCTGATGGGCAGGTCAGTGCTCCTTCATATCCTGGATATCTCCGCATTGTGAAGTTCTTGGATACAGAGAGTGAGATGGCCCAGAATCGTCCACCTGCATTTCTTCAG GTTTGTGACTGGTTGTATCCTCTGATGTGCAACCAGTCTCCTGTTCTGTGCTGCAACACAGGAGTCTACATGTTCCCTGACATGATGTCCCAGATACCGGGATCCTATGTGGGAGTAGTGCTGTCTTCAGAACTTccagcagctgacagagagctCTTTGAGGATCTGTTAAAGCAGATGTCTGACCTTCGACTCCAG GTGCCAGGATCCTATGAGAGAGTAGGGTTACCATCAGAGCTCCCAGCAACAGAGAGAGCGCATTTTGAAGATAAATTAAAACAGCTGTCTGGCCACAAAGTCCAG CCTCCAGAAGCGTCCAGTGATGCGATTAATTTGCCTCAGACTGTACATATCCAACCACATcctgaagaagaggaaaatcagaAAGAGTTGCCAGAATGGAGTGAGAAAGTTGCCCGTGGAATCTTGTCAG GTGCATCTTGGGTAAGCTGGGGCCTCGTAAAAGGAGCAGAATTTACTGGGAAAGCTATTCACAAAGGAGCTTCTAAACTGCGAGAACACATTCAGCCAGAAGAAAAACCTCTGGAAGTCAACCCAACTGTAGCAAAGGGCCTTCATGTAGCGAAACAGGCTACTGGAGGAGCTGTGAAAGTCAGCCAGTTCTTAG TTGAGGGAGTATGTTCAATAGCAAGCTGTGTTGGAAAGGAGCTGGCTCCTCATGTGAAGAAGCATGGCAGCAAATTAGTTCCAGAATCCCTTAAGAAAGACAAAGATGGCAAATCTGCTCTTGATGGTGCCCTGGTGGTAGCAGCAAGTGGAGTTCAAG GGTTTTCAACAGTGTGGCAAGGTTTAGAAAGTGCAGCTAAGTGCATTGCTAAAAGTGTTTCAACTGAGACTGTAAAAACTGTGAAACACAA GTATGGAGATGATGCTGGCCGTGCTACTGACAACGCTATGAGCTCTGCAATCAATGTTGGTGTTACAGCATTCAACATTGACCATATTGGTATCAAAGCTGTtgtaaagaaaactgcaaaggaAACTGGCCATGCTGTATTAGATGAATACAAAGTACTggataaagagaaaaaggataaaaaatga
- the SPG20 gene encoding spartin isoform X5 produces MPVLFFSLNQRYQTYWQQCAAMEQLRDPVVQEHANIKAINEEYTKAFIFINKGLQADELGQKGEARNYYKQGLDHLLQGLSIPSQDPACVGPQWESARQMQQKMKETLQNVRTRLDILEQNTPPVGASPAAMDAPAGVSKLYPPIPSTEKPERPPPPNALFVPSQPPAADGSFAAASQGQLPSMSPSSAKPLCLPNEAPPAYTPQATNGHFTVSYGTDSGEFSSVSEDYYRKCTQPPPLQNLGVDADELILIPQGVQIFFVTPDGQVSAPSYPGYLRIVKFLDTESEMAQNRPPAFLQVCDWLYPLMCNQSPVLCCNTGVYMFPDMMSQIPGSYVGVVLSSELPAADRELFEDLLKQMSDLRLQVPGSYERVGLPSELPATERAHFEDKLKQLSGHKVQPPEASSDAINLPQTVHIQPHPEEEENQKELPEWSEKVARGILSGASWVSWGLVKGAEFTGKAIHKGASKLREHIQPEEKPLEVNPTVAKGLHVAKQATGGAVKVSQFLVEGVCSIASCVGKELAPHVKKHGSKLVPESLKKDKDGKSALDGALVVAASGVQGMEMMLAVLLTTL; encoded by the exons TGTGCAGCAATGGAACAACTGCGGGATCCAGTTGTGCAAGAACATGCAAATATTAAAGCTATTAATGAGGAGTACACAAAAGCCTTTATTTTTATCAATAAAGGACTACAAGCAGATGAACTGGGTCAGAAGGGAGAGGCAAGGAATTACTACAAGCAAGGACTTGACCACTTGCTCCAAGGACTTAGCATTCCATCACAGGATCCTGCATGTGTGGGACCCCAATGGGAGTCTGCCAGGCAAATGCAGCAGAAGATGAAGGAGACCCTCCAAAATGTGCGCACTCGACTTGATATTCTAGAACAAAACACTCCACCTGTAGGAGCAAGCCCTGCTGCAATGGATGCCCCTGCTGGAGTGTCCAAGTTGTACCCACCCATTCCTTCCACAGAAAAGCCAGAAAGGCCCCCCCCACCTAATGCTCTGTTTGTACCAAGTCAGCCACCTGCAGCAGATGGAAGTTTTGCAGCTGCAAGCCAGGGGCAGCTTCCATCTATGAGCCCATCATCTGCAAAACCTCTGTGTCTGCCAAACGAAGCACCTCCTGCCTATACTCCTCAAGCTACCAATGGCCATTTTACTGTGTCTTATGGCACAGACTCAGGGGAGTTTTCTTCTGTCAGTGAGGACTACTACAGAAAGTGTACTCAGCCACCTCCCCTTCAAAACCTGGGAGTGGATGCAGATGAGCTGATCTTGATTCCCCAAGGTGTACAGATATTCTTTGTGACTCCTGATGGGCAGGTCAGTGCTCCTTCATATCCTGGATATCTCCGCATTGTGAAGTTCTTGGATACAGAGAGTGAGATGGCCCAGAATCGTCCACCTGCATTTCTTCAG GTTTGTGACTGGTTGTATCCTCTGATGTGCAACCAGTCTCCTGTTCTGTGCTGCAACACAGGAGTCTACATGTTCCCTGACATGATGTCCCAGATACCGGGATCCTATGTGGGAGTAGTGCTGTCTTCAGAACTTccagcagctgacagagagctCTTTGAGGATCTGTTAAAGCAGATGTCTGACCTTCGACTCCAG GTGCCAGGATCCTATGAGAGAGTAGGGTTACCATCAGAGCTCCCAGCAACAGAGAGAGCGCATTTTGAAGATAAATTAAAACAGCTGTCTGGCCACAAAGTCCAG CCTCCAGAAGCGTCCAGTGATGCGATTAATTTGCCTCAGACTGTACATATCCAACCACATcctgaagaagaggaaaatcagaAAGAGTTGCCAGAATGGAGTGAGAAAGTTGCCCGTGGAATCTTGTCAG GTGCATCTTGGGTAAGCTGGGGCCTCGTAAAAGGAGCAGAATTTACTGGGAAAGCTATTCACAAAGGAGCTTCTAAACTGCGAGAACACATTCAGCCAGAAGAAAAACCTCTGGAAGTCAACCCAACTGTAGCAAAGGGCCTTCATGTAGCGAAACAGGCTACTGGAGGAGCTGTGAAAGTCAGCCAGTTCTTAG TTGAGGGAGTATGTTCAATAGCAAGCTGTGTTGGAAAGGAGCTGGCTCCTCATGTGAAGAAGCATGGCAGCAAATTAGTTCCAGAATCCCTTAAGAAAGACAAAGATGGCAAATCTGCTCTTGATGGTGCCCTGGTGGTAGCAGCAAGTGGAGTTCAAG GTATGGAGATGATGCTGGCCGTGCTACTGACAACGCTATGA
- the SPG20 gene encoding spartin isoform X7 yields the protein MPVLFFSLNQRYQTYWQQCAAMEQLRDPVVQEHANIKAINEEYTKAFIFINKGLQADELGQKGEARNYYKQGLDHLLQGLSIPSQDPACVGPQWESARQMQQKMKETLQNVRTRLDILEQNTPPVGASPAAMDAPAGVSKLYPPIPSTEKPERPPPPNALFVPSQPPAADGSFAAASQGQLPSMSPSSAKPLCLPNEAPPAYTPQATNGHFTVSYGTDSGEFSSVSEDYYRKCTQPPPLQNLGVDADELILIPQGVQIFFVTPDGQVSAPSYPGYLRIVKFLDTESEMAQNRPPAFLQVCDWLYPLMCNQSPVLCCNTGVYMFPDMMSQIPGSYVGVVLSSELPAADRELFEDLLKQMSDLRLQPPEASSDAINLPQTVHIQPHPEEEENQKELPEWSEKVARGILSGASWVSWGLVKGAEFTGKAIHKGASKLREHIQPEEKPLEVNPTVAKGLHVAKQATGGAVKVSQFLVEGVCSIASCVGKELAPHVKKHGSKLVPESLKKDKDGKSALDGALVVAASGVQGMEMMLAVLLTTL from the exons TGTGCAGCAATGGAACAACTGCGGGATCCAGTTGTGCAAGAACATGCAAATATTAAAGCTATTAATGAGGAGTACACAAAAGCCTTTATTTTTATCAATAAAGGACTACAAGCAGATGAACTGGGTCAGAAGGGAGAGGCAAGGAATTACTACAAGCAAGGACTTGACCACTTGCTCCAAGGACTTAGCATTCCATCACAGGATCCTGCATGTGTGGGACCCCAATGGGAGTCTGCCAGGCAAATGCAGCAGAAGATGAAGGAGACCCTCCAAAATGTGCGCACTCGACTTGATATTCTAGAACAAAACACTCCACCTGTAGGAGCAAGCCCTGCTGCAATGGATGCCCCTGCTGGAGTGTCCAAGTTGTACCCACCCATTCCTTCCACAGAAAAGCCAGAAAGGCCCCCCCCACCTAATGCTCTGTTTGTACCAAGTCAGCCACCTGCAGCAGATGGAAGTTTTGCAGCTGCAAGCCAGGGGCAGCTTCCATCTATGAGCCCATCATCTGCAAAACCTCTGTGTCTGCCAAACGAAGCACCTCCTGCCTATACTCCTCAAGCTACCAATGGCCATTTTACTGTGTCTTATGGCACAGACTCAGGGGAGTTTTCTTCTGTCAGTGAGGACTACTACAGAAAGTGTACTCAGCCACCTCCCCTTCAAAACCTGGGAGTGGATGCAGATGAGCTGATCTTGATTCCCCAAGGTGTACAGATATTCTTTGTGACTCCTGATGGGCAGGTCAGTGCTCCTTCATATCCTGGATATCTCCGCATTGTGAAGTTCTTGGATACAGAGAGTGAGATGGCCCAGAATCGTCCACCTGCATTTCTTCAG GTTTGTGACTGGTTGTATCCTCTGATGTGCAACCAGTCTCCTGTTCTGTGCTGCAACACAGGAGTCTACATGTTCCCTGACATGATGTCCCAGATACCGGGATCCTATGTGGGAGTAGTGCTGTCTTCAGAACTTccagcagctgacagagagctCTTTGAGGATCTGTTAAAGCAGATGTCTGACCTTCGACTCCAG CCTCCAGAAGCGTCCAGTGATGCGATTAATTTGCCTCAGACTGTACATATCCAACCACATcctgaagaagaggaaaatcagaAAGAGTTGCCAGAATGGAGTGAGAAAGTTGCCCGTGGAATCTTGTCAG GTGCATCTTGGGTAAGCTGGGGCCTCGTAAAAGGAGCAGAATTTACTGGGAAAGCTATTCACAAAGGAGCTTCTAAACTGCGAGAACACATTCAGCCAGAAGAAAAACCTCTGGAAGTCAACCCAACTGTAGCAAAGGGCCTTCATGTAGCGAAACAGGCTACTGGAGGAGCTGTGAAAGTCAGCCAGTTCTTAG TTGAGGGAGTATGTTCAATAGCAAGCTGTGTTGGAAAGGAGCTGGCTCCTCATGTGAAGAAGCATGGCAGCAAATTAGTTCCAGAATCCCTTAAGAAAGACAAAGATGGCAAATCTGCTCTTGATGGTGCCCTGGTGGTAGCAGCAAGTGGAGTTCAAG GTATGGAGATGATGCTGGCCGTGCTACTGACAACGCTATGA
- the SPG20 gene encoding spartin isoform X3 produces MPVLFFSLNQRYQTYWQQCAAMEQLRDPVVQEHANIKAINEEYTKAFIFINKGLQADELGQKGEARNYYKQGLDHLLQGLSIPSQDPACVGPQWESARQMQQKMKETLQNVRTRLDILEQNTPPVGASPAAMDAPAGVSKLYPPIPSTEKPERPPPPNALFVPSQPPAADGSFAAASQGQLPSMSPSSAKPLCLPNEAPPAYTPQATNGHFTVSYGTDSGEFSSVSEDYYRKCTQPPPLQNLGVDADELILIPQGVQIFFVTPDGQVSAPSYPGYLRIVKFLDTESEMAQNRPPAFLQVCDWLYPLMCNQSPVLCCNTGVYMFPDMMSQIPGSYVGVVLSSELPAADRELFEDLLKQMSDLRLQPPEASSDAINLPQTVHIQPHPEEEENQKELPEWSEKVARGILSGASWVSWGLVKGAEFTGKAIHKGASKLREHIQPEEKPLEVNPTVAKGLHVAKQATGGAVKVSQFLVEGVCSIASCVGKELAPHVKKHGSKLVPESLKKDKDGKSALDGALVVAASGVQGFSTVWQGLESAAKCIAKSVSTETVKTVKHKYGDDAGRATDNAMSSAINVGVTAFNIDHIGIKAVVKKTAKETGHAVLDEYKVLDKEKKDKK; encoded by the exons TGTGCAGCAATGGAACAACTGCGGGATCCAGTTGTGCAAGAACATGCAAATATTAAAGCTATTAATGAGGAGTACACAAAAGCCTTTATTTTTATCAATAAAGGACTACAAGCAGATGAACTGGGTCAGAAGGGAGAGGCAAGGAATTACTACAAGCAAGGACTTGACCACTTGCTCCAAGGACTTAGCATTCCATCACAGGATCCTGCATGTGTGGGACCCCAATGGGAGTCTGCCAGGCAAATGCAGCAGAAGATGAAGGAGACCCTCCAAAATGTGCGCACTCGACTTGATATTCTAGAACAAAACACTCCACCTGTAGGAGCAAGCCCTGCTGCAATGGATGCCCCTGCTGGAGTGTCCAAGTTGTACCCACCCATTCCTTCCACAGAAAAGCCAGAAAGGCCCCCCCCACCTAATGCTCTGTTTGTACCAAGTCAGCCACCTGCAGCAGATGGAAGTTTTGCAGCTGCAAGCCAGGGGCAGCTTCCATCTATGAGCCCATCATCTGCAAAACCTCTGTGTCTGCCAAACGAAGCACCTCCTGCCTATACTCCTCAAGCTACCAATGGCCATTTTACTGTGTCTTATGGCACAGACTCAGGGGAGTTTTCTTCTGTCAGTGAGGACTACTACAGAAAGTGTACTCAGCCACCTCCCCTTCAAAACCTGGGAGTGGATGCAGATGAGCTGATCTTGATTCCCCAAGGTGTACAGATATTCTTTGTGACTCCTGATGGGCAGGTCAGTGCTCCTTCATATCCTGGATATCTCCGCATTGTGAAGTTCTTGGATACAGAGAGTGAGATGGCCCAGAATCGTCCACCTGCATTTCTTCAG GTTTGTGACTGGTTGTATCCTCTGATGTGCAACCAGTCTCCTGTTCTGTGCTGCAACACAGGAGTCTACATGTTCCCTGACATGATGTCCCAGATACCGGGATCCTATGTGGGAGTAGTGCTGTCTTCAGAACTTccagcagctgacagagagctCTTTGAGGATCTGTTAAAGCAGATGTCTGACCTTCGACTCCAG CCTCCAGAAGCGTCCAGTGATGCGATTAATTTGCCTCAGACTGTACATATCCAACCACATcctgaagaagaggaaaatcagaAAGAGTTGCCAGAATGGAGTGAGAAAGTTGCCCGTGGAATCTTGTCAG GTGCATCTTGGGTAAGCTGGGGCCTCGTAAAAGGAGCAGAATTTACTGGGAAAGCTATTCACAAAGGAGCTTCTAAACTGCGAGAACACATTCAGCCAGAAGAAAAACCTCTGGAAGTCAACCCAACTGTAGCAAAGGGCCTTCATGTAGCGAAACAGGCTACTGGAGGAGCTGTGAAAGTCAGCCAGTTCTTAG TTGAGGGAGTATGTTCAATAGCAAGCTGTGTTGGAAAGGAGCTGGCTCCTCATGTGAAGAAGCATGGCAGCAAATTAGTTCCAGAATCCCTTAAGAAAGACAAAGATGGCAAATCTGCTCTTGATGGTGCCCTGGTGGTAGCAGCAAGTGGAGTTCAAG GGTTTTCAACAGTGTGGCAAGGTTTAGAAAGTGCAGCTAAGTGCATTGCTAAAAGTGTTTCAACTGAGACTGTAAAAACTGTGAAACACAA GTATGGAGATGATGCTGGCCGTGCTACTGACAACGCTATGAGCTCTGCAATCAATGTTGGTGTTACAGCATTCAACATTGACCATATTGGTATCAAAGCTGTtgtaaagaaaactgcaaaggaAACTGGCCATGCTGTATTAGATGAATACAAAGTACTggataaagagaaaaaggataaaaaatga
- the SPG20 gene encoding spartin isoform X4, translating to MPVLFFSLNQRYQTYWQQCAAMEQLRDPVVQEHANIKAINEEYTKAFIFINKGLQADELGQKGEARNYYKQGLDHLLQGLSIPSQDPACVGPQWESARQMQQKMKETLQNVRTRLDILEQNTPPVGASPAAMDAPAGVSKLYPPIPSTEKPERPPPPNALFVPSQPPAADGSFAAASQGQLPSMSPSSAKPLCLPNEAPPAYTPQATNGHFTVSYGTDSGEFSSVSEDYYRKCTQPPPLQNLGVDADELILIPQGVQIFFVTPDGQVSAPSYPGYLRIVKFLDTESEMAQNRPPAFLQVCDWLYPLMCNQSPVLCCNTGVYMFPDMMSQIPGSYVGVVLSSELPAADRELFEDLLKQMSDLRLQVPGSYERVGLPSELPATERAHFEDKLKQLSGHKVQPPEASSDAINLPQTVHIQPHPEEEENQKELPEWSEKVARGILSGASWVSWGLVKGAEFTGKAIHKGASKLREHIQPEEKPLEVNPTVAKGLHVAKQATGGAVKVSQFLVEGVCSIASCVGKELAPHVKKHGSKLVPESLKKDKDGKSALDGALVVAASGVQGFSTVWQGLESAAKCIAKSVSTETVKTVKHKYKNRKYGDEQATTTK from the exons TGTGCAGCAATGGAACAACTGCGGGATCCAGTTGTGCAAGAACATGCAAATATTAAAGCTATTAATGAGGAGTACACAAAAGCCTTTATTTTTATCAATAAAGGACTACAAGCAGATGAACTGGGTCAGAAGGGAGAGGCAAGGAATTACTACAAGCAAGGACTTGACCACTTGCTCCAAGGACTTAGCATTCCATCACAGGATCCTGCATGTGTGGGACCCCAATGGGAGTCTGCCAGGCAAATGCAGCAGAAGATGAAGGAGACCCTCCAAAATGTGCGCACTCGACTTGATATTCTAGAACAAAACACTCCACCTGTAGGAGCAAGCCCTGCTGCAATGGATGCCCCTGCTGGAGTGTCCAAGTTGTACCCACCCATTCCTTCCACAGAAAAGCCAGAAAGGCCCCCCCCACCTAATGCTCTGTTTGTACCAAGTCAGCCACCTGCAGCAGATGGAAGTTTTGCAGCTGCAAGCCAGGGGCAGCTTCCATCTATGAGCCCATCATCTGCAAAACCTCTGTGTCTGCCAAACGAAGCACCTCCTGCCTATACTCCTCAAGCTACCAATGGCCATTTTACTGTGTCTTATGGCACAGACTCAGGGGAGTTTTCTTCTGTCAGTGAGGACTACTACAGAAAGTGTACTCAGCCACCTCCCCTTCAAAACCTGGGAGTGGATGCAGATGAGCTGATCTTGATTCCCCAAGGTGTACAGATATTCTTTGTGACTCCTGATGGGCAGGTCAGTGCTCCTTCATATCCTGGATATCTCCGCATTGTGAAGTTCTTGGATACAGAGAGTGAGATGGCCCAGAATCGTCCACCTGCATTTCTTCAG GTTTGTGACTGGTTGTATCCTCTGATGTGCAACCAGTCTCCTGTTCTGTGCTGCAACACAGGAGTCTACATGTTCCCTGACATGATGTCCCAGATACCGGGATCCTATGTGGGAGTAGTGCTGTCTTCAGAACTTccagcagctgacagagagctCTTTGAGGATCTGTTAAAGCAGATGTCTGACCTTCGACTCCAG GTGCCAGGATCCTATGAGAGAGTAGGGTTACCATCAGAGCTCCCAGCAACAGAGAGAGCGCATTTTGAAGATAAATTAAAACAGCTGTCTGGCCACAAAGTCCAG CCTCCAGAAGCGTCCAGTGATGCGATTAATTTGCCTCAGACTGTACATATCCAACCACATcctgaagaagaggaaaatcagaAAGAGTTGCCAGAATGGAGTGAGAAAGTTGCCCGTGGAATCTTGTCAG GTGCATCTTGGGTAAGCTGGGGCCTCGTAAAAGGAGCAGAATTTACTGGGAAAGCTATTCACAAAGGAGCTTCTAAACTGCGAGAACACATTCAGCCAGAAGAAAAACCTCTGGAAGTCAACCCAACTGTAGCAAAGGGCCTTCATGTAGCGAAACAGGCTACTGGAGGAGCTGTGAAAGTCAGCCAGTTCTTAG TTGAGGGAGTATGTTCAATAGCAAGCTGTGTTGGAAAGGAGCTGGCTCCTCATGTGAAGAAGCATGGCAGCAAATTAGTTCCAGAATCCCTTAAGAAAGACAAAGATGGCAAATCTGCTCTTGATGGTGCCCTGGTGGTAGCAGCAAGTGGAGTTCAAG GGTTTTCAACAGTGTGGCAAGGTTTAGAAAGTGCAGCTAAGTGCATTGCTAAAAGTGTTTCAACTGAGACTGTAAAAACTGTGAAACACAA atataaaaataggaaatacGGAGATGAGCAGGCAACAACCACTAAGTGA